The DNA segment CCGCTGAACCCGTTGTACAGCGAAGAGCTGAAGAACTACCTCAACCGCTTCAGCCCCAACGATCCGTCGCCGCTGACCGACTTCGCCGCCGCCCTGACCTCCGCCACCGGTTCCGAGCTGCAAGAAGTGCTCGACTGCGTGCCGATGCTCAAGCGCATGGAAAAAGTCCTGCCGATGCTGCGCAAGGAAGTTGAAGTCGCGCGCCTGCAGAAAGAGATCTCCGCCGAGGTCAATCGCAAGATTGGCGAGCATCAGCGCGAGTTCTTCCTCAAGGAACAACTCAAGGTCATCCAGCAGGAACTCGGCCTGACCAAGGACGACCGCAGCGCCGACCTTGAACAATTCGAGCAACGCCTGGAAGGCAAAGTCCTGCCGGCGCAGGTACAGAAACGCCTCGAAGAGGAAATGAACAAGCTGTCGATCCTCGAAACCGGATCGCCGGAGTACGCGGTCACCCGCAACTACCTCGACTGGGCGACCTCGGTGCCGTGGGGCGTGTACGGCGAGGACAAACTCGACCTCAAGCACGCGCGCAAGGTGCTCGACAAACACCACGCCGGCCTCGATGACATCAAGGATCGCATCCTCGAATTCCTCGCCGTCGGTGCCTACAAAGGCGAGATCAGCGGCTCGATCGTGCTGCTGGTCGGCCCGCCGGGCGTGGGTAAAACCAGCGTCGGCAAGTCCATCGCCGAATCCCTCGGCCGACCGTTCTACCGCTTCAGCCTCGGCGGCATGCGTGACGAAGCCGAGATCAAGGGCCACCGCCGCACCTACATCGGCGCGCAGCCGGGCAAACTCGTCCAGGCGCTGAAAGACGTCGAAGTGATGAACCCGGTGATCATGCTCGACGAGATCGACAAGATGGGCCAGAGCTACCAGGGCGACCCGGCCTCGGCGCTGCTGGAAACCCTCGACCCGGAGCAGAACGTCGAATTCCTCGACCACTACCTCGACTTGCGCATGGACCTGTCGAAAGTCCTGTTCGTGTGCACCGCCAACACCCTGGATTCGATTCCCGGCCCGTTGCTGGACCGGATGGAAGTGATTCGCCTGTCGGGCTACATCACCGAAGAAAAAGTCGCCATCGCCAAGCGCCACCTGTGGCCGAAGCTGCTGGAAAAGGCCGGCGTATCCAAGGCCAGCCTGAGCATCAGCGACAGCGCGCTCAAAGCCTTGATCGACGGTTACGCCCGTGAAGCCGGGGTGCGCCAACTGGAAAAACAGATGGGCAAACTGGTGCGCAAAGCGGTGATGAAGCTGATCGACGACCCGAAAGCGGTGATCAAGCTTGGCCCGAAAGATCTGGAAGCCTCGCTGGGCCATCCGGTGTTCCGCAACGAACAAGTGCTGTCCGGCACCGGCGTGATCACCGGTCTGGCCTGGACCAGCATGGGCGGCGCGACCCTGCCAATCGAAGCAACGCGAATTCACACGCTCAATCGTGGCTTCAAACTCACCGGGCAACTGGGTGATGTGATGAAAGAGTCGGCGGAGATCGCCTACAGCTACGTCAGCTCGCACCTGAAATCGTTCGGCGGCGATCCGAAGTTCTTCGATGAAGCCTTCGTCCACCTGCATGTGCCGGAAGGCGCGACACCGAAGGACGGCCCAAGCGCCGGCGTGACCATGGCCAGTGCCCTGCTTTCGCTCGCACGCAACCAGGCGCCGAAAAAAGGCGTGGCGATGACCGGCGAACTGACCCTGACCGGGCATGTGCTGCCGATTGGCGGGGTCCGCGAGAAAGTCATCGCGGCGCGGCGGCAGAAGATTTTCGAGCTGATCCTGCCCGAACCGAACCGCGGTAACTTCGAAGAACTGCCGGACTATCTGAAGGAGGGGATTACCGTGCACTTTGCCAAGCGCTTTGCGGATGTGGCGAAAGTGCTGTTCTGACAGTTATCTAAGGCCTGACACACCGCCTTCGCGAGCAAGCCCGCTCCCACATTGGTTGTGTGGTGATCACAAATCCTGTGTTCATCACAAAACCCTGTGGGAGCGGGCTTGCTCGCGAAGGCGTCTGTAGCGACACCGCAGAACCGCCCGACGGTCACACTTTGTCTCATCTTCAGTTATGCTCGCCGTTCGTCGCCAACACCGGAGCCACTGAGCCTATGTCCCCCACTCGCCTGTTCGTCCCCCTCGCCCTTTCCCTGCTGGCCGCCTGCGCCACGCAGCCGAAACAGAATGTGACCGTGGAAAAACAGAGCGAATGCCCCGTGCGGCTGACCAACGGACAAAACCTGATCGTGATGCTGCCAAGCAATCCGACCACGGGTTATCGCTGGGCGATTCAGGATTCGGCGGGCGGTGTGCTCCATGCCCTCAGCCCCGAGGTTTACAGCAGCCCGAAAGATTCCGGCATGGTCGGCGCGGGCGGTTTTTCCACCTGGCGCTTCCAGGCCTTTGCCACCGGCACCGGCCGCCTGCGCCTGACCTCGCAGCAACCTTGGGAGCCCGAAGTAACACCAGTTGAAACCTTCGACTGCGCCATCTCGGTGAACTGAACGTGGGCTGGCTGATTCTGGCGTTGATGGGCGCGGTGACCTTTCTCTACGGCGTGAGCACCCATGCGGCGCTGTTGTGCCTGTTGGTCAAACCGTTGCCGGTGCTGGCCCTGCTCGGCTGGCTACACGATGCGCCACCCAGCGACTATCGGCGCTGGATCAGTCTGGGGCTGATTTTCTCGTTGCTCGGTGACGTGTTGCTGGCGTGGCCGGGGGATTTGTTCGTGTTTGGCCTGGGTGCGTTTCTGGTTGCGCACCTGGCGTACCTCAAGGCTTACCTCAGCGATTGCAAGCGTCTGGCGCTCTTGCCGCTGGTGCTCGCGCTCGGCGTGGGCGCGGTGCTGCTGGGGCTGCTGATTTCCAGCGGTCTTGGGCCATTGCTGGTGCCGGTGGTCGTCTACGGCACCGCGATCAGCGCCATGCTCTGGCGCGCCCTCGCCCGCCTCGGCACCGACGTGCCCAAGCGTTCGGCGCTCTTGGCGGCGGCGGGTGCGGTGGCGTTCGTATTCTCCGACAGTGTGATCGGCATTGATCGCTTCGTATCGCCATTCCACGCGGCCCCATACGTCATCATCCTCAGCTACTGGCTGGGCCAGTGGGGGATTGCCGCTTCGGCGTTTTCCCCCGCCAAACGATGAAACCGTTGTGGCGAGGGAGCTTGCTCCCGCTCGGCTGCGCAGCAGTCGTAAAACCTGAGTACGCGGTATACCCGCAGTATCGCGTGCCCCGGAATTGGGGTCGCTTCGCAACCCAGCGGGAGCAAGCTCCCTCGCCACAGGTATGTGTTTCAGGTTTGCTTGCAGCGGTTTATCAGACAACCCAAGCATCCCGACGCCACTTTGGCTAAAATGCCGGCCTTTTCCACCGACACCGCCGGAACCGCCGTGAGCAAAGAACCCGATCGCATTTTCGCCCAGCCGATGGCCCAGGTGCCTGACTTCGCCTTCAACGAGGACGTGGTGCGGGTGTTCCCGGACATGATCAAGCGCTCGGTGCCGGGTTACCCGACCATCGTCGAAAACCTCGGCGTGCTCGCCGCGCAGTTCGCCCAACCAAACAGTGTCCTTTACGATCTCGGCTCATCGCTCGGCGCGGTGACTCAGGCCCTGCGCCGTCACGTGCGCACCGACGGTTGCCGGGTGATCGCGGTGGATAACTCGGCGGCGATGGTCGAACGCTGCCGTGAATACCTCAACGGTCAGGATTCGATGTTCCAGGAGTTGCTGCCGGTCGAAGTGATCGAAGGCGACATTCTCGCGCTCGAATTCAAACCGGCCTCGGTGGTGGCGCTGAACTTCACCCTGCAATTCATCGCCCCGGAACAGCGCACCGCGTTGCTCTCGCGTATCCGTCAATCGCTGCTGCCCGGCGGCGCGCTGATTCTGTCGGAGAAGCTGCGCTTCAACGATGCGCAAGAGCACGCGCTGCTCACCGATCTGCACGTCGCGTTCAAACGCGCCAACGGCTACAGCGAACTGGAAATTGCCCAGAAGCGCAGCGCCATCGAAAACGTCATGAAGCCCGACAGCCTCGAAGAACACCGCGAACGCCTGCTGGCCGCCGGGTTCTCGAAAGTCGTGCCGTGGTTCCAGTGTCTTAACTTTGCCTCGTTGATTGCCTTGCCATGATTGATCTGTCCCCCCTCGCCCGCCGTCTGGCCGGCACGCCGCTGGCCGACTGGGCCAACACCCTGCAAGGGCAACTCGACAAGAAAATGGAGAAAGGCCACGGCGATCTGGAGCGCTGGCAGAGTGCGCTGGACGCGTTGCCGAAGATCCAGCCGAGCGAAGTCGATCTGCTCAACGGCCTGAAACTCGACACCGATTGCGACGATGAAACCCGTGCACAAATGCGCACCGCACTGATGGGCCTGTCGCCGTGGCGCAAGGGGCCGTTCGACCTGTTCGGCGTGCACGTCGACACCGAATGGCGCTCGGACTGGAAGTGGTCGCGGGTCGCTCCGCATCTGGATCTGAAGGGCAAACGCATCCTCGATGTCGGTTGCGGCAACGGTTACTACATGTGGCGCATGCTCGGCGCCGGTGCCGACAGCGTGATCGGCGTCGATCCGAACTGGCTGTTCTTCTGCCAGTTCCAGGCCGTGCAGCGTTATCTGTCCGAGCCGAACGCGTGGCACTTGCCGTTCCCGTTCGAAGACCTGCCGCCGAACCTGGAAGGCTTCGATACGGTGTTCTCGATGGGCGTGTTCTACCACCGTCGTTCGCCGATCGAGCATTTGCTGGCGCTCAAGGATTGCCTGGTCAAGGGCGGCGAACTGGTGCTGGAAACCCTGGTGGTCGAAGGCGACAAGCATCAGGTGCTGGTGCCGGAAGATCGTTACGCGCAGATGCGCAACGTGTGGTTCCTGCCATCGGTGCCGGCGCTTGAGTTGTGGCTGCGCCGAGCAGGCTTCACCGATATTCGTTGTGTCGACGTCAGCATGACGACAGTCGATGAACAACGAGGCACCGAATGGATGAAGTATCAGTCGCTGAGTGACTTCCTTGATCCCGAGGACCACAGCAAGACCATCGAAGGGCTGCCGGCGCCGATGCGGGCGGTGATTGTCGCGAAGAAATAACCCAATCTCCTGTGGGAGCGGGCTTGCTCGCGAAAGCGGTGTGTCAGGCAACATTTTAATCGCCTGACACACCGCTTTCGCGAGCAAGCCCGCTCCCACATTGGGTGTTGTGTTTATTCAGATGGCTTTGCACGCCGGGCGCGGAAGAATTCGGTCAGCACCGCCCCACACTCCTCAGCCAGCACTCCCCCCTCATACAACACTCGGTGATTCAAAAATCCCTGGGTAAAAAACTGTCCCTGACTCTGCACAATCCCGGCCTTCGGCTCCAATGCGCCATACACCACCCGCGCAATGCGTGAATGCACGATCAGCCCGGCGCACATGCTGCACGGTTCCAGCGTCACGTACAGCGTGCTGCCGGGCAGGCGATAGTTGTTGATGGCCTGGGCAGCGGCACGGATCGCGACCATTTCCGCGTGGGCACTCGGGTCGCTGGTGGTGATCGGGCAGTTGTAGCCACGCCCGATGATCTCGCCGTTCTGCACCAGCACCGCGCCCACCGGCACTTCGCCGAGGGTTGCGCCTTGGGCAGCAAGCTCCAGGGCTTCGCGCATGAAATCGCGGTCACGGCTGCGGTCGATGATCGCGGCGGGGCGAATCTGACGCATCACTTCACCTCGATGGCGGCCATCAGGCCGGTTTCCATGTGGTCGATCACATGGCAATGGAACATCCACACCCCCGGGTTATCCGCCACCAGCGCCACTTGCGCACGCTCGTTCTTGCCCAGCAGATAAGTGTCGGTGAAGTACGGAGTAATCTTGTGCCGGTTCGACGCAATCACCTTGAAGCTCATGCCGTGCAGGTGAATCGGGTGCTGATACTGGGTCATGTTCTTCAGTTCGAAGATGTAGCTCTGGCCCAGCTTCAGGCTGGCAATCGGCCGATCGGCGCAGGTCTTGTCGGTGATGTCCCAGGCCTTGCCGTTGATCTGCCACAGGCTCGGCGGTTTGCCGTTGTCGACATTCACCGACACCGAACCGACCCATTCGAAATTGAAGTTGAGTTTCTCGGCATTCGCCAGATCCGGCTCGGCCACCGGGTTGGCGGGCAAGGCTTTCGGCCACTCGGTCGGCGCATCGTTATTGGCCACCGAGCGCAAAGTCCCCAGACGCACCGGGCCATTGCGCAGCGACAACTCTTCACCGGCCGGCGGCGCCTTGATCGCCAGGCAAATACGCATGCCCGGGCCGAGCCAGTATTCCTTGCCCAGCGGCCGCGGCTCGACCGGGTTGCCGTCCAGCGCATAAATCTGCGCTTCGACGCCGGGGATGTTGATGCGATAGGTCAGGGTGTTGTCGAGGTTGAGCAAACGCACCCGGGTGATCTGCCCCGCCGGCAACTCGATCACCGGCGATGGCAGGCCGTTGATGGTCGACAGCCGCCCCGCCGTACCGCCACGCGCCGCTTCGCGCGGAACACTGAACTCGACGAAATGACCCTCATCGTCGATGTGCCAGTTCTTTAGACTCAGGGTCTTTTCGTACTTGAATCCGGTCGGTTCGCGCTCTTCGACGATCAGCGGCCCGACCAGTCCGCGCCCCAGCTCTTCGCTGCTGCTGACGTGCGGGTGATACCAGTAGCTGCCGGCGTCCGGTACGCGGAATTTGTAATCGAAGTATTCACCGGGCAGCACCGGCAATTGCGAGACGTACGGCACACCGTCCATCTCCAGCGGCAGACGGATGCCGTGCCAGTGGATGGTGGTCGCCACCGGCAGGTGGTTGATGAAACGCACCCGCAGCCACTCGCCCTGACGCACGCGCAGTTCAGTGCCCGGCGCCGACGGGCCGAACGCCCACGCCTCGGTCTTGTGCCCTGGCACCAATTCAACGTCCAGTGGCGCCGCAATCAGCTCGTAGTCGTGGCCCGCGTCAGCATCGGCCATCTTGCCCAGCCAGTAGCGCGACGCGCCTCCTGCTCCGACACCAACGACAACAAGACCGGCCAGGCCACCGAGGATTTGGCGACGGGTAAAGGACATGAACTCAACTACCTCACGTATCTGCGTCGGGCACCGGGCCCGCAAAAGGCAAATACGATACACCTGCAATTGCGAAACAGTAAGGGCAGCGCGGCGGATGGACGCAGTTGCACCCAGCGCGTACACGATTTCGAGCGCTCAAGTGACATAACTATGTAGTGCACATGCATCGAACAGCCGGGCGATCCTGTGCCACCCGTTTCTCATGGATAGAGAGTTCAACCACATGCCAAGCCCGATGCCCAACGCCGCCGACAAGGCCGCGCTCAAGGCGATTGCCGCCACCGTCATCCAGACCTGCCCGAGCCTGCAGGATGCCGCTCGACAGGTCGCCAACGACTTGCAGAGCAAATACCAGGTTCACGGCCTCGACCCGGATCAAGTGTATTTCCACCGCTTCGACGCCTCGCAAAGCAGTTCGAAAGCCTTCACCGGCTGGGAGCATGTGCACGCCACGCCCACTTCAAGCATGACCCTGACCCAACTGGTGATTCAGCGCTTCCGCGTCGCCGATCAGGACAACGCCGACCTGCTCGATGTCTATGGCGGCTTCTACACTGCCGGTCCCGATGCCCGCACCTTCGATGAGCGCAATGAAGTGCGCCTGCACGGCAACGACGTACTCAAGGACTTCTGGAGCATCGATTTCAGCGCGCTGTACGACGATCAGCTGAACGCATTCTGGAACACCAGCGGCAGCGACTTTCGTACCCTGGCCAAGTGCAACTTCCTGATCAAAGCGCTGCAGGCGCGGGACAAACGTCAGCTGAGTGACGAGGATTTCCTGTTTGTCACGCAAGCGATAATCGGCCCGCTGACGTGGCCAGTCAGTCTGCCAATACTGCAGACCCAACACCCTTGCCCGGACAGCGTGCGCACGCTGGATCTGACCGGTTACGCCGCCATCAACATCCTGCGTTTCGTCGCCCCCCAAGGTCGGCAGATCCTGTACCTGCCCGGTGCAAACGATGCGTTTGCAGTACTGGAAACCACCACTGACCTGCACTTCTGGATCCTGCAGCGGATGAACACACCCGCCGCGCGCGAGACATTCCTTGCGCATTTCTCGCTGGCCGATCGGCAGCAGATCAACGCCAACCTTGGCGACCTGATGAATCGCCTGGTGGCCACGTGGGGCCGCTACGATCACTCGATGATCAATCAGGACAACCGCGCGGTCAGCGGCGACGCCTTCACCTGGCTGAGTGACTCGACCCGCGCGGCGATGTTTGCCGAGGCCAGCCTGTCCCTGACCTCCAACGGTGAGCTGCGCAAGAAGCTGTGGATCGGCTACCTCAGCGCCGGGGTCAAGGTGTTCGGGCCAATGGCCGTGGTCGGCTGGCCAATCGCATTGCCGGTGATCGGCGCCAGCATCGCCAACATGAGCCTGAACATCGATCAGGCGGTCAATGGCAAAACCGCCACCGAGCGCAAAGCCGGGATTGTCGGTGCGGTGCTCAGCGGCATCGACATGCTGTTCAACCTGCTGGCACTCAAGGGGCCGGGATCGCTGGCCGAGGTCGGCCCCGAAGTGGATGCCGCCGAGGCAGCGGAGATGGCCGACCTGACCGATAAAGTCGGGACGCCGATGGGTGGGCCTCAGCCGACGATTGCCACGCCCCTGATTGAAGACACCCCGCGCCCGGTCATTCCGCCGAGCTGGCAAGCCAATGAGTTGCTCGACGGTATTACGCCGGTGAGCGAACCCGGAAAATTCCAGGGCATTTATCTGCTCGATTCGAACCCCTCAACCGCCATCCTGATGGACGACACCGCCTATTACGTACGCTACGAAGCCGACATCAACGGCAGCGGACACTGGGCGGTCATCGATCCTGGGAACCCCCACGGCTTTACTCGCTCGATCCCGGTACGCCTGAACCCTGAGGGTGAATGGGAAACCATGCCCCGCGCAGGACTCAGCGGCGGCGGCAAGTTTTCGGGCCTGGCCGGATCGAGCAGCCGCAACCCGGTGGCCGCCCTGCCCGCCTCGCAATACGACGTACCCGCACCGCTCAAGGCGCATCTGGAGGAAGGCGCAGCGGGACTGAATGACGAAGCCCTGCGTGACTTCTACGACAGCTTGAACGAGTTCGATGCCTACCGCGATTTCAAGGTCATCCGCAAACGCCTGTATCGCGACGCGCTGGATTTTTACAGCACCTTGCGCCTGCCCGATCGTCCTCCGGTGCCCGCTCTGGCGGCGAACGCGACTGCTGAGGAGATCATCGAAAAAATTCTCGAACATGCCCGAGGCATGGTGCTCGGCGAGAGCCACACGGCCATCGGCAGCAAGCAATGGCTGATCGAGAACATGCAATTGCTCGCCAGCAAACAGGTGAAGAGCCTGTATATGGAACACCTGCTGACCGACTTCCATCAAGCCGCGCTGGATGAGTTCTTCCGCACCGGCAACATGCCGCAAAAACTCGAGGCTTATCTCAAGGCACTCGACGTCGGCAACATGACCGATCCGCTGGAGCGCTACACGTTTCTGGAACTGGTCAAGGAAGCCAGAAAGCAGGGGATCCATGTACAAGCCATCGATTGCATGGCGAGTTACCGACTCAACGGCATGGACTTGCCATTGGGCAACAACACCGCGCGGCAGAAAATGATGAATTACTTCGCCCGCCTGGTGATCCGAGCTGACCAGTCCGCACGCGGCGCGCACAAATGGGTGGCGCTGATGGGCAACTCTCACTCCAACACTTTTGATGGGGTTGCCGGCGTCAGCGAACTGGAAGAGGCGATCGGTATACGCGTCGAGGATGTCGCCGAAGGAACTTCACGGGGCATTGAAGTCGATCCCGGGAGAATCCTGCCGTTGGGCGGTACGGCGCACGATCGTTCCGCGTTGGTCAGAGGCGACTTGCGCCTGCAAATCGAAACACCCTGGACCGCGCACACCATGACCGAATTCGAAACTCTGCTGCCGCGCTACGGCATGTACTCCCTGAAGCAGCAACCCAACATGACCTTCATCGTCCATCGCAGTCGCACGCGAGAGCTGGTACGGACCATCATCGAGACCGACGGCACGCGCTTCTACATCGAACGCCCCGGCTGGCCTTCGGTGAGCGGTAAACGCTACCCGAGCATGAAAGCGCTGCTGCAGGCACTGGATGACATGGGCATGCAACTGGGCGGCTGGTCAAAACCGCTGTAACGCAAAAACGCAAAAAGCCGTGTGAAACGCATTTCACACGGCTTTTCGGTTGCAGCGATCAAGCCTCTAAGGCTTGCGCGGGATCAATTCGGTTGGCTCGACTGGTCGCAGTTACCAGTCGTTGAACCGTGCAGAATCAATCAACGTGCAACGCTGTAGTTCTGGACAACATCGTTTTCAAAATAGATGGTCAAAACAATGCCTTGGCGCGTGGTTTTGCCACTGGTCACGCTGCCCACCTCATTCAATGTTCCCTGCGCATTGGAGACATGGGACGAAACCTGTGCAATTTGGCCACCTGTCTCGGGCGATACGAATCTGTGGGCGAGATTCATATACTTCTCGACCCCTTCCTCGCTCTTCACATAAGTCCAGTTAGTTATAGTGTCCGAGTCTGCCGACTCCTGCATGGGAGGACCAAATAACTGGGATATCTGGCTCTTGGTGGTCTTGCCACGAATGATGGTGGTCTTTAGATAAGCTTCGTCATATTTCTTCGCACCTACACCATTGGGATTCAACGATCCCATTAAATCGTTTGAGTTTGCGCAGCCGATTAAAAGTCCCGCCATCAGACACAGCGCAATTCCGTTTCTAAACGCTTTTCCATGTGTTGGCGACATACGCTTACCTGCATGTATTTCACGAATTATGGAGATGACGAGCAACGGAGCTCGACGCGATGTTGTTGATCAACACGCATGACTTTGTTATCCGTCAAGACAGTGGCTGTACTTCAGTCAATAGAAGACGCTTCCAGATTAGGGAGCGAAGATCGACTTAGCTATAGGGCAAGTGTGCTATTGCCGGATGGCCGTGATTGCCAAAAACGCCAAAGCCAAAAACCAGAAAGCCCGCAATTACGCGGGCTTCAAGGTGTTTGTTGCTAGTGGGGGCCGGTCAATGCCGGCTTGGAAAGTCACCGCTCTTGAAGCCACAGTTGGCCAATAACGCCAATATCCGCCTGGATGATAGACAAGCGACTTGTCGTTCATCCCCCGTTCATATCGTGAATCAGCTTGTTACCGTTGAGAGAAGCAACGACCTGACAAAAAGCGAAAACCTTACGTAGAATGCCTCCGTGGCTATGGAACACCTTCCTTCTAACCCCCTATGAACTAGGGGTTCCGCTCTCCACACCGCGCCTGCTTCTAGCAGGCGTTTTCATATCAGTTGCAGGCATGATGCTGCGGCTCGCTCACGACGACGACCCAAGGAGAAAATCAAGCATGAATCAGGAGCTATTCCTGCGTCGCCGTAGCAAAGTTCACGTACCGATGGGTACTGGCGGTGCAACCCGCGCTCAGGTCGCGTCGGCTATCCGGGAGGTCGCGGCGTTCCGGTGTGTACTATCAGAAACGCTGATAGAGCAGATCGGCATGTTGTCACCGACAGAGCTCAAGCACTGGTTGCATGGCATTGTTGAAATCCTTCGGCGGAGGAGTGGCGCGCATGTGCATCACCGGCCGTTCTATCCTGACTTTCCAGAACAGGTTCTGAGGGCCACAGAGGCGGAGTTGTATCTTAACGCGGTCATACATTACCTCACGCTTAGGCGCCTACCACCGACTGAAGAATCTCGACCTCCACTGCTTGAAGGCAACTTCATACACTGGGTTATTGAACCGGGAAGCGTCCATGAGTTCGAGTCACTGCTCGAGCCGCTGGTTTCATCACGCACTTCACTTTCCGAAGAGGAAACGGCTGATGTTGTCTGGTTCGTCAGGGAGTACAAAAGTGATGTTTTCCGTCTGCTGCCCGAGGCCATCCCTTTCCGGGAGATACGTGCACAGGTTGGCGGCGCACTTATCCTGCATGTAGCCGGTGACGCACGGGTGGACGCATTCCTGGAGCGCAACGTCGAAACGGCGACGGATGTGCTGCGACTCGCGGTCGCCCTGAGTGGAGGTGACGTGTCACTTGCGACAGCTACGACACGTTTCAAAGCGATGAAGCGCTCAATGCGCCGTCTGTTATTACGCCTGCTCGACTCGATACCCAATGCTACAGAAGATGTGATGCGCCACGCCGAGCGCTGGAAGCGTCTGGCTGAAGTGCTGCATCCGGGCGACTACGCCGATAAGTACCCACGAGCACTCGGCGCGATCACGGCTGCGCGCCGCGACGAAGCGCCAGCCACCTTTGGTTCACGTGTCGAAACACTGCTGGCCCAGCGCGACATCGCCACGCTCACGCCCTTACTGCAGAGCCGTCCCGGTGAATTCGCACGACGGCTGGACGTGAGCCTGCGACGCGCGACGAACCCCGAGTCGGTTCTCGACGCATTCGAGGCTGTTGCAACACAAGTGTCCTCACCTGTCCTGCTGCAGTTGCTCGCCCAAGTACGCGCTCCACGCCCCCTGTCCCTGCGCGCCTTCACCCCAAAAGGCGCATTCGCCAAGGTCTATGGCATCAAGGATCACCGCGAACCTCTTAACGCCGAAGTGTTGGCTCGCGCAGCCCGAATCTGCGAAAACGCGCTTGTATCGCGTTTTGCATCGCTGCCGCCACTCGGTCGCTGTTTCATCGATCCCGCATTACGCGAATACAAGGTGCCGCTGGCGCAGCGTGCATCGTCGAAATCGCTACGTACGCTGGTGCGAGGCAGTCGGTTGCCTATGCCTGATGCACGCTTCATTCGCCTGTTCTTGTGGTGGAAGAATGGCACCGGGCGCACGGATATTGACTTGTCCGCCGC comes from the Pseudomonas sp. RSB 5.4 genome and includes:
- a CDS encoding multicopper oxidase family protein gives rise to the protein MSFTRRQILGGLAGLVVVGVGAGGASRYWLGKMADADAGHDYELIAAPLDVELVPGHKTEAWAFGPSAPGTELRVRQGEWLRVRFINHLPVATTIHWHGIRLPLEMDGVPYVSQLPVLPGEYFDYKFRVPDAGSYWYHPHVSSSEELGRGLVGPLIVEEREPTGFKYEKTLSLKNWHIDDEGHFVEFSVPREAARGGTAGRLSTINGLPSPVIELPAGQITRVRLLNLDNTLTYRINIPGVEAQIYALDGNPVEPRPLGKEYWLGPGMRICLAIKAPPAGEELSLRNGPVRLGTLRSVANNDAPTEWPKALPANPVAEPDLANAEKLNFNFEWVGSVSVNVDNGKPPSLWQINGKAWDITDKTCADRPIASLKLGQSYIFELKNMTQYQHPIHLHGMSFKVIASNRHKITPYFTDTYLLGKNERAQVALVADNPGVWMFHCHVIDHMETGLMAAIEVK
- the lon gene encoding endopeptidase La, which gives rise to MSDQQEFPDNPDDYTEADHIEHHSTGKGLALPGQNLPDKVYVIPIHNRPFFPAQVLPVIVNEEPWAETLDLVSKSEHHSLALFFMDTPQEDPRHFNTKALPQYGTLVKVHHASRENGKLQFVAQGLSRVRIKTWLKHHRPPYLVEVEYPHQPTEPTDEVKAYGMALINAIKELLPLNPLYSEELKNYLNRFSPNDPSPLTDFAAALTSATGSELQEVLDCVPMLKRMEKVLPMLRKEVEVARLQKEISAEVNRKIGEHQREFFLKEQLKVIQQELGLTKDDRSADLEQFEQRLEGKVLPAQVQKRLEEEMNKLSILETGSPEYAVTRNYLDWATSVPWGVYGEDKLDLKHARKVLDKHHAGLDDIKDRILEFLAVGAYKGEISGSIVLLVGPPGVGKTSVGKSIAESLGRPFYRFSLGGMRDEAEIKGHRRTYIGAQPGKLVQALKDVEVMNPVIMLDEIDKMGQSYQGDPASALLETLDPEQNVEFLDHYLDLRMDLSKVLFVCTANTLDSIPGPLLDRMEVIRLSGYITEEKVAIAKRHLWPKLLEKAGVSKASLSISDSALKALIDGYAREAGVRQLEKQMGKLVRKAVMKLIDDPKAVIKLGPKDLEASLGHPVFRNEQVLSGTGVITGLAWTSMGGATLPIEATRIHTLNRGFKLTGQLGDVMKESAEIAYSYVSSHLKSFGGDPKFFDEAFVHLHVPEGATPKDGPSAGVTMASALLSLARNQAPKKGVAMTGELTLTGHVLPIGGVREKVIAARRQKIFELILPEPNRGNFEELPDYLKEGITVHFAKRFADVAKVLF
- a CDS encoding lysoplasmalogenase yields the protein MGWLILALMGAVTFLYGVSTHAALLCLLVKPLPVLALLGWLHDAPPSDYRRWISLGLIFSLLGDVLLAWPGDLFVFGLGAFLVAHLAYLKAYLSDCKRLALLPLVLALGVGAVLLGLLISSGLGPLLVPVVVYGTAISAMLWRALARLGTDVPKRSALLAAAGAVAFVFSDSVIGIDRFVSPFHAAPYVIILSYWLGQWGIAASAFSPAKR
- the tadA gene encoding tRNA adenosine(34) deaminase TadA, whose translation is MRQIRPAAIIDRSRDRDFMREALELAAQGATLGEVPVGAVLVQNGEIIGRGYNCPITTSDPSAHAEMVAIRAAAQAINNYRLPGSTLYVTLEPCSMCAGLIVHSRIARVVYGALEPKAGIVQSQGQFFTQGFLNHRVLYEGGVLAEECGAVLTEFFRARRAKPSE
- the cmoB gene encoding tRNA 5-methoxyuridine(34)/uridine 5-oxyacetic acid(34) synthase CmoB; its protein translation is MIDLSPLARRLAGTPLADWANTLQGQLDKKMEKGHGDLERWQSALDALPKIQPSEVDLLNGLKLDTDCDDETRAQMRTALMGLSPWRKGPFDLFGVHVDTEWRSDWKWSRVAPHLDLKGKRILDVGCGNGYYMWRMLGAGADSVIGVDPNWLFFCQFQAVQRYLSEPNAWHLPFPFEDLPPNLEGFDTVFSMGVFYHRRSPIEHLLALKDCLVKGGELVLETLVVEGDKHQVLVPEDRYAQMRNVWFLPSVPALELWLRRAGFTDIRCVDVSMTTVDEQRGTEWMKYQSLSDFLDPEDHSKTIEGLPAPMRAVIVAKK
- a CDS encoding protease inhibitor I42 family protein, with protein sequence MSPTRLFVPLALSLLAACATQPKQNVTVEKQSECPVRLTNGQNLIVMLPSNPTTGYRWAIQDSAGGVLHALSPEVYSSPKDSGMVGAGGFSTWRFQAFATGTGRLRLTSQQPWEPEVTPVETFDCAISVN
- the cmoA gene encoding carboxy-S-adenosyl-L-methionine synthase CmoA is translated as MPAFSTDTAGTAVSKEPDRIFAQPMAQVPDFAFNEDVVRVFPDMIKRSVPGYPTIVENLGVLAAQFAQPNSVLYDLGSSLGAVTQALRRHVRTDGCRVIAVDNSAAMVERCREYLNGQDSMFQELLPVEVIEGDILALEFKPASVVALNFTLQFIAPEQRTALLSRIRQSLLPGGALILSEKLRFNDAQEHALLTDLHVAFKRANGYSELEIAQKRSAIENVMKPDSLEEHRERLLAAGFSKVVPWFQCLNFASLIALP